A stretch of DNA from Salvelinus sp. IW2-2015 linkage group LG20, ASM291031v2, whole genome shotgun sequence:
ctgcatatttagttaatattgcctgctaacattaatttattttaactagggaaattgtgtcatttctcttgcgttctgtgcaacggagtcagggtatatgcagcagtttgggctgcctggctcgttgtgaactgtgtgaagactatttcttcctaacaaagacagccaacttcgccaaacgggcgAATGCActtaacaaaagtgcatttgcgaaaaaagcacaatcgttgcacgactgtacctaaccataaacatcaatgcctttcttaaaatcaatacacagaagtatatatttttaaacctgcatatttagttaaaataaattcatgttggCAGGCAATATTAAGCTAGgaaaattgtcacttctcttgcgttcattgcacacagtcAGGGTATATTCAACAGTTTGGgacacctggctcgttgcgaactaatttgccagagttttacataattatgacatacaattgaaggttgtgcaatgtaacagcaatatttagacttatggatgctacccgttagataaaatacagaacggttctgtatttcactgaaaaaataaacgttttgttttctaaatgatagtttccggagttgaccatattaatgacctaaggctcgtatttctgtgtgttattatattataattaagtctatgatttgatagcacAGTCTGACttagcggtggtaggcagcagcaggctcgtaagcattcattcaaacagcactttcgtgcgttttgccagcagctcttcgtaatgcttcaagcattgcgctgtttatgacttcaagcctatcaactcccgagaagtaggctggcaatactaaagtacctattagaacatccaatagtcaaaggtatatgaaatacaaatggtttagagagaaatagtcctataataactacatcctaaaacttcttacctgggaatattgaagactcaagttaaaaggaaccaccagctttcatatgttctcatgttctgagcaagtaacttaaacgttagcttttttacatggcacatattgcacttttactttcttcaacactttgtttttgcattatttaaaccaaattggacatgtttcattatttatttgagactaaatagattttattgatgtattatattaagttaaaataaaagtgttcattgttcattcagtatttttgtaattgtcattttcatatatatatatatatatatatatatcggccGATttgatcggtatcggctttttttggtcctccaataattggtatcggtgttgaaaaatcataatcggtcgacctctacattGTATAGGGTTTGGTTGCACATTGAATAGGCCTACCccttcctctccactctgtcACTCCAGGGCCCCAGAGATCCTGATGAGGAGTGGACACAACCGGGCTGTAGACTGGTGGAGCCTGGGAGCTCTCATGTATGACATGCTGACAGGAGCAGTGAGTACAACTCCTCCAAGAAATACACATAATATAGCCAGTGTACAAGACTACATCATCTTTTTACATTTTGAATATTATTTTGATATTTAACCTCAGGTGGACATTATGGCTATTGTTGTGGAACATACTTTTTTTGTTACTCAACAGCCACCATTCACTGGTGAAAACAGGAAGAAGACCATTGACAAAATCTTAAAGTGTAAATTGAACTTGCCACCTTACCTCACACAAGAAGCCAGGGACCTTCTCAAAAAGGTAAGCGTTTCACTGTGTTAGATGTTAAACTCTTCCAGTTTTAATAAATTCGTTTTTGGGTGGCATTTCAGGTACACTCCATCTTCTGATTGTGAAATGTAACACAAGTCGGGTCAAATGAAAACAAAGGAGAAGACTAACATAACTCTCTGTTCCAGCTACTAAAACGCAACGCCTCATTACGGCTGGGGGCGGGCCCAGGAGACGCCTCAGAAATTCAGGTGATACAGTTAACATGGCACCTGTTGCAGGATTATTACAATGTTGGTGAAGAGGGACACCCTCTAATGTAGCTTTTTTCTCGTCTCCAGTCCCACCCATTCTTCAGGCATATTAAATGGGACGAACTTCTCGCTCGCAAAGTGGAGCCTCCATTCAAGCCTGTTCTGGTGAGCCATCATTCCTTATTCATAGAATTTTCATTGTGAAGAAGAACACCTGTGCTTCCCAAGTCCTCCATGACCCACAGAGACTAGAGGTTAACAGgtttcctcctttccttccattGTAGCAATCAGCTGATGACGTGAGCCAGTTTGACTCCAAGTTCACCAGCCAGACTCCTGTTGACAGCCCTGACGACTCCACGCTCAGTGAAAGTGCCAATCAAGTCTTCCTGGTAGGCTGCTTACTGTGCTCAGTCCATTTGGTTTCGTGTTTGTGGGCatgtgtgttttactgtgtgCATGGCTGCACGCACACGTCTAGGCATAAGCTAGACTGTTTTTGTTCTTTTTAATTTTTKACAAAAAAAGATTGTTCTTACGAGAAATGGGTAATGCGtctgttttctgttatttattttttactggaAACTGTTGACTGTCTGGCCACATTGCATGATGTAGTTTAATGAGTGTGTCATTGCTCATctcctgtgttctgtgttgtaATGGACCTTGATGAGCCTGGCTATAATCTTCCCCGTGACCTCCTTCCCACAGGGCTTTACGTATGTAGCCCCCTCTGTGCTTGAAAACGTCAAGGAGAAATTCCCCTTTGAGCAAAAAGTCCGCTCACCAAGAAGGTTTCTGGGAAGCCCAAGAACACCAGTGAGGTAAGTGCTTTTTGTTTTGTCTCATGTTCCTCTAGGTTTGTGTAGAACTTGCATTTTTACATGAAGATGTCCTGCCCAGCAGTGGTTGAATCCAGTATCATTCTGGTACTCACTTCTACTGGGATTTATCCTCACTCTTAAAATGTCACTATTCTAATGGTCTGCCTTGCCCCTGTCGGTACTCAAATGCACTATTCTAACCCTGCCGTATGTCCTATTCCCTCAGTCCAGTGAAGTTTGCTSGGGGGGACTGCTGGCCCCGGGCCCCCACCCAGGCTAGAGTCTCGTCCCTGCTGTCCCCTGGGAGCTCTGGGTCTGGAGACCAGCCCATGGAGGTTGGTGTGGAGCAGATGGACGTGAGCTCCAAAGCTACTGAGGTGTCTGCCCCCTTGCCCATCAAAAAGCCCTCTGGCAACACCACCACAGGCGGCCCCTTCAAGAAGCAGGCCTACCCCCTGATGTCCAAACGTCCAGAGCACCTCCGGATGAATCTATGACGCTCAGCTCCATCTAGAACTCCTATTTTCTAATTCCTCCTCCcccgttttttcttttttttcttttaaaagcCTTAAAGAAATGACTGACGGAGCGCTGACCATCGACACCAATCACCAGCTCCTCCAGACACACCTTccatctctgcctccctccctctcctctctttccctttttgAGCAGCTTGGGAGCCACATGGGGCTTTCTACCCTAGCAGATATGAATAAACTATAGCAGTCTCCTGTTAGGGGCGACGAGGGAGAGAACTCCCTCCCACCAATTAGAGCTTTAGTCAGACAACGAAAGGTCTTGACTACTTCCTAATGCCCAGTAGGGTGTAGATGCAGGAAGAGACGAGAGCAGTGCTGCTGCCTGATTCTTGTGTGCTCCGCTGGGATAGCTTCTCATATGATATACTGGTGCTTTGTACTTTGTGTGAGTGGGGACAGACAGTGTTACTCATGCAGCAATGATTTTCCTCACCAGGAGTGAGACGTTATTGATTTCTGAAGCCGTGTAATAGACTTTTGAAGGCTGAAAGGGTGGAGAGGATTTCCCCCTTAAATGCCTTTGCTTCCTTTTTACAGGATACAGTATAGATGGAGAAAATTATaatgaacacagaacacaatatTCTCTACAGTTCTCATGCTATAGTATATTAGGCTGCATtgttccattaaaaaaaaagatgGAATCCACAATGCCTTTCTTTCTGCTTTGTCACATCCAGTCAGGATAAATCCTGTTGAACACAGCTGGGTCAcggctgggttgtgttcagtaggtagAACACGTATTGAAACTGAATTAAACAGGAAGGTGCTATCTGAACGGGTCCAATGAACAGATTTCTGTGAGccttactgaacatgaccctggtgtGGTGTCATTGATGGAGGTGCAGCTaaaagcaaacagaaaaacaaggtgTATTCTATTTCAGCTGAATGCAACACCACCTGCACCATCTGACTGGATTTCTCGGTAGATACAaaacctttctgtctgtctctgcatgtAGTACATTGAATGTAAACTGACTCGAAATGCCTTTTCGAGTGTCACTTACTCAGATGACCCACATGAGTTMTCTTCACGGTTAAGATGCATGCAGGTTTATTATAATATTATGGACCTATTCTTTTCGGGCGTCCAGGAAATGTGTCATTGTCAGATATAAACCGAGGGCTCATCTTTTGAATTGAAAGAAGCAAAGCATCAAGGCCAAATTCTCATCATCACTGCCTTTTGTGTTTAGCTTATCACCAGGTTACATTTGTCTAATGCACCTGGCTAGGTGCTTCACGGATGCTTCCCTCAGTCTTTTGAACCCTTGGTGATATCAGTAGGGCTGTACCGCTATGCTGGTTCCATTTGAACTAGTGATTGTTTGAAATATGTGGTGACTTGAaggtgttgtatgtatgtatgtatgtatgtatgtatgtatgtatgtggtcTTTAACTGTGCGCCTCTGGAGAAAAGCCATTTGATCCTCTTCCCCAAACATGAAACTTAGTCAAATGAATAATAATCCAACTATAAGGTTCCATCTAGCTGAAGGCAGTGTTCACACGACCTAGAGAATGGTCATACTTAACcaaatgtgtctgttatttgataaatgtgaaaatgtgaaaattttactttttaaaaacatacTTTTAAAAACTCAGTCAATAAGCAAACAGTTGTACTATTCTGTTCCGTTTTGAACCAGGCAGTTTATTTGGGTTGTTCTCTAGAAGTGCtcctgagtggagcagcggtctaagacactgcatctcagtgcttgagtgCTGCAtctgtgcttgaggcgtcactacagacacccaggttcgaatccaggctgtatcacaaacggccatgattgggagtcccacagggcggcacacaattggcccagcatcgtccgggtttggctggtgtaggccgtcattgtaaataacaatttgttggCGTGTCCCCCTCTACAAACCTACATCCTGTTCAAAACAATTGGATGGGTCAAAAAAAGGTTGTCTGGGTGAATGTTTCTCCTGACAGAGGATTTCCTATTCCAAGACTGCTGAGGTTTATTAAAATAGACATTATCGCCCCCTCCCTCGTGTGTGCTTGTCAATGACGGAATGGACCAAGTGATTTATCTTCAGATTCCATTGGAGAGGATGTATGGTGTGCTTCAGAGCAACTTCCATAGTGACCATGGCTTagctttgaatacatttttaacaatCAACAACTTCTATGGtgaatttttcttttctttttctactGCATCAGTCCCACTATGCAAACAATGTATTTATTGCATAGTCAGTTGTATGTTTGGCACGCATGGATCTTTTGTAAATGACAACctttattttgttcattttatttatttgtagatATGTGCATATGRTTATCATATGAATATCTATCTTGAGAAACCTCAAATGCAGCAGTTAATTCTTTATTCCAAACTACAATGTCCTAA
This window harbors:
- the LOC111980213 gene encoding ribosomal protein S6 kinase beta-1 isoform X2, with the translated sequence MDDCEKFEISEDSVNKGTEQIRPECFELLRVLGKGGYGKVFQVRKVSGATSGKIFAMKVLKKAMIVRNAKDTAHTKAERNILEEVKHPFIVDLIYAFQTGGKLYLILEYLSGGELFMQLEREGILVEDKACFYLAEISMALGHLHQKGIIYRDLKPENIMLNNNGHIKLTDFGLCKESIHDGTVTHTFCGTIEYMAPEILMRSGHNRAVDWWSLGALMYDMLTGAPPFTGENRKKTIDKILKCKLNLPPYLTQEARDLLKKLLKRNASLRLGAGPGDASEIQSHPFFRHIKWDELLARKVEPPFKPVLQSADDVSQFDSKFTSQTPVDSPDDSTLSESANQVFLGFTYVAPSVLENVKEKFPFEQKVRSPRRFLGSPRTPVSPVKFAXGDCWPRAPTQARVSSLLSPGSSGSGDQPMEVGVEQMDVSSKATEVSAPLPIKKPSGNTTTGGPFKKQAYPLMSKRPEHLRMNL
- the LOC111980213 gene encoding ribosomal protein S6 kinase beta-1 isoform X1, coding for MAGVFDIDLDQADENASDDELGDGTQMSECTEQCSGFEFNMDDCEKFEISEDSVNKGTEQIRPECFELLRVLGKGGYGKVFQVRKVSGATSGKIFAMKVLKKAMIVRNAKDTAHTKAERNILEEVKHPFIVDLIYAFQTGGKLYLILEYLSGGELFMQLEREGILVEDKACFYLAEISMALGHLHQKGIIYRDLKPENIMLNNNGHIKLTDFGLCKESIHDGTVTHTFCGTIEYMAPEILMRSGHNRAVDWWSLGALMYDMLTGAPPFTGENRKKTIDKILKCKLNLPPYLTQEARDLLKKLLKRNASLRLGAGPGDASEIQSHPFFRHIKWDELLARKVEPPFKPVLQSADDVSQFDSKFTSQTPVDSPDDSTLSESANQVFLGFTYVAPSVLENVKEKFPFEQKVRSPRRFLGSPRTPVSPVKFAXGDCWPRAPTQARVSSLLSPGSSGSGDQPMEVGVEQMDVSSKATEVSAPLPIKKPSGNTTTGGPFKKQAYPLMSKRPEHLRMNL